TCCAGGTCCGCATATCCGAAGGGCGTTGGTTCCGTCACCAGGACCACCACGTCGGCATCCTTTACGGCGGACACCATGGGGCAGGATGTCCCAGGAGGCGAATCGATGACCAGGTCTGATCCCTCGGCAAAAGCGGCCTTCAAAGCGGCGTCGATCACCGGCACAGGGTTGGGCATCCCCACGTGGAGCCGTCCCTCGAAGATGCGAAGGTCCCCTTTTCGACAGAGCCTGACCTCACCCACGGATCTCCCGACCTCGGTGATGGCTTTCTGCGGGCAGACCATGGAGCAGACCCCGCAGCCGTGGCAGAGGTCGTTGGGCACCGGGGCCTCGTCGCCGAACATCAGGAGCGCTCCGAATCGGCAATGCCGGACACACTCACCGCAGCGGTTGCAAAGCCTGTTGTCGATCACGGGCCAGGGGATCTCGACCAAGGAGGAACTCACCGCCTCGGCGCCAAGAAGTAGCGCCAGGTTGGGTTCCTCCACGTCGGCATCAACGCCCAAGAGCCCGGGCACGGTCACCAGCAGCGAGGCGGCCACGCAGCTCTTCCCCGTGCCGCCCTTCCCGCTGGCAATGGCCACGGTCAATGGCTTTTCAGGCATCAGTGATGGTGTGTTCCCCGTGGCCTTCACCGGTCACATGGCCACAGGCGCTATCCCCGCACTGGAGCGTGCCGTCGAGGAAGGCCTTCGCCACTTCGTCGGCATTGCCCCTGGCTCCTATCACCGGCCTGATGCCCGCCTCCTTGAATAGATCCTCGGCCCTGGGGCCCATCCCGCCGGCGATAATTACATCCACTTTCAGATCTGAAAGCCATCGGGGGATGACTCCCGGCGCATGCCCGGGGTTTGGATGATCCTGGTGGCCGACGATATTCTTGTCGTCGGTCTCGAAGATCCTGAATACCGGGGCATGCCCGAAGTGGAGGCTGACATTACCGTTTTCGAAAGCTACGGCTATTCTCATCTTGATGACCCTCCTTCGAGGTTTATGCAAAAATTTTATATCTTTACAACAAAAGACGGACCCGGTCCAACGGAACCGGGTCCAAGGAAAGGTCGCCGCTTAAAATGGGTCAGGCTTCCTTTTCGATGCTGTCGAGCCGATCTTTTACTACCTTCATCTCTGCTTCCAGGGCGCTGAGCTCTTCCTGGAGAGCCTGTTTCTCGTCAACGGGGTCCATCGCCGGGTACGCTCCGCCCCAAGGGGCTGCATAAGGCCCGTAACCCCACTGGCCGAACCAGCCTCTTCCGAAGCCTCTTCCAAACCCTGCTCCACGGCGGAAACCACGCCCGCGGCGGTATCCGGCGCCACAGGGGCCCATACCCCATCCCGTGCCGGGTCCGCTGCCGAACCAAGGGCCTCTTCCATCCCAACCGGGCATGACCATCGCCTCCTTCTTATTGATATTGGTTATCAATAGAATAGCATC
This DNA window, taken from Thermovirga sp., encodes the following:
- a CDS encoding DUF5320 domain-containing protein, which encodes MPGWDGRGPWFGSGPGTGWGMGPCGAGYRRGRGFRRGAGFGRGFGRGWFGQWGYGPYAAPWGGAYPAMDPVDEKQALQEELSALEAEMKVVKDRLDSIEKEA
- a CDS encoding dinitrogenase iron-molybdenum cofactor; translation: MRIAVAFENGNVSLHFGHAPVFRIFETDDKNIVGHQDHPNPGHAPGVIPRWLSDLKVDVIIAGGMGPRAEDLFKEAGIRPVIGARGNADEVAKAFLDGTLQCGDSACGHVTGEGHGEHTITDA
- a CDS encoding 4Fe-4S binding protein, encoding MPEKPLTVAIASGKGGTGKSCVAASLLVTVPGLLGVDADVEEPNLALLLGAEAVSSSLVEIPWPVIDNRLCNRCGECVRHCRFGALLMFGDEAPVPNDLCHGCGVCSMVCPQKAITEVGRSVGEVRLCRKGDLRIFEGRLHVGMPNPVPVIDAALKAAFAEGSDLVIDSPPGTSCPMVSAVKDADVVVLVTEPTPFGYADLDLALQVIHDLEKPAMAVINRCDLGRADIEGLTRKYGVPVAARLPFSRAVAESYAVGNPPAATDPGWKDAMLTLWTTVKGMAGK